From one Cupriavidus sp. P-10 genomic stretch:
- a CDS encoding GMC family oxidoreductase, whose translation MTAPSASADEFDYVIVGAGAAGCVLANRLSADKSVSVCLLEAGPPDRNPFIHIPAGFIKLAYDSRYTWQFKTEPAQGTAGRRIPTTQGKTLGGSSAINGFNCTRGQAQDYDEWASLGNRGWGYTDVLSYFKRSERRIGNFDPRYRGSDGPLPITDCDWRHPLCDAFIESAHSVGVPRNPDYNGETQEGAGYYQRWIYRGRRYSAAYAFLRPVLGRRNLDVRTEAQATNILIEGNRAVGIAYAHGHSAMVRYVKARREVILCAGAANTPKLMMLSGIGNPEDLTPLGIQVRHALGGVGRNLRDHHMIRSVCRVKNTQTLNETARGLSLIGQVARWALRQPSILSISPSVAYAFWKSNPTLQRADLQFHFSPGSYKEGVAGLLDEFPRMTLGFYVMRPQSTGAIRLRSRDPSDDPVIQPNYMTHENDQRATIDGLRLTRKILHGAALQRYRAGDEFPPETARSDAELLDFARQRGGTAWHLMGTCRMGPVDRADSVVDPNLRVIGMEGLRVADASIMPTMPSGNTQIPTMMIAEKAADLILGRGSQHSE comes from the coding sequence ATGACTGCCCCTTCTGCAAGCGCGGATGAGTTCGACTATGTAATCGTCGGTGCCGGCGCTGCCGGCTGTGTCCTTGCGAACCGCCTGTCCGCTGACAAAAGCGTGTCGGTCTGCTTGCTTGAAGCAGGCCCCCCCGACCGGAACCCGTTCATCCACATTCCGGCGGGTTTTATCAAGCTGGCGTACGATTCGCGTTACACGTGGCAATTCAAGACCGAGCCTGCCCAAGGTACCGCGGGAAGGCGCATTCCCACCACGCAGGGCAAAACACTGGGGGGCTCCAGCGCAATCAATGGATTCAATTGCACGCGTGGGCAGGCACAGGACTACGATGAGTGGGCATCTCTCGGAAATCGGGGATGGGGATACACCGACGTACTCTCGTACTTCAAGCGAAGCGAGCGGCGTATTGGAAATTTTGACCCGCGCTATCGTGGTAGCGATGGCCCGCTCCCCATAACCGATTGCGACTGGCGACATCCTCTTTGTGATGCATTCATTGAGAGCGCTCACTCAGTCGGTGTTCCTCGCAATCCTGACTACAACGGCGAGACCCAGGAAGGCGCTGGCTACTACCAGCGTTGGATCTACCGGGGACGCCGTTACAGTGCAGCCTATGCCTTTCTGCGTCCGGTGCTCGGCCGTAGGAACCTGGACGTCCGCACGGAAGCGCAAGCGACCAACATCTTAATTGAGGGGAATCGTGCAGTAGGCATTGCGTATGCCCACGGTCACAGTGCGATGGTTCGCTACGTGAAGGCTCGTCGCGAGGTCATCCTTTGCGCTGGCGCTGCAAACACGCCGAAGCTGATGATGCTGTCTGGCATCGGCAATCCTGAGGATCTAACACCACTTGGTATCCAAGTTAGACATGCGCTGGGCGGCGTTGGCAGAAATCTGCGCGATCATCACATGATACGATCGGTTTGCAGGGTCAAGAATACACAAACGCTGAATGAGACAGCACGCGGTTTGTCTCTGATAGGACAGGTCGCGCGCTGGGCGCTCAGACAGCCCAGCATTCTCTCCATCAGCCCCTCGGTGGCCTACGCTTTCTGGAAGTCGAATCCGACTCTGCAACGCGCGGACTTGCAATTTCACTTCAGTCCCGGCAGCTACAAGGAAGGGGTGGCGGGCTTGCTTGATGAGTTTCCTAGAATGACCTTGGGGTTCTATGTAATGCGCCCCCAAAGTACCGGCGCCATCCGTCTCCGCTCCAGAGACCCATCTGACGACCCGGTCATCCAGCCGAACTACATGACGCACGAAAATGACCAGCGGGCAACAATCGACGGCCTTCGGCTCACCCGTAAGATTCTTCACGGTGCTGCGCTCCAGCGGTACCGTGCGGGAGACGAGTTCCCGCCGGAGACGGCACGGTCGGACGCCGAACTCTTGGATTTTGCGCGACAGCGCGGCGGCACGGCGTGGCACCTCATGGGCACATGCAGGATGGGGCCGGTAGACCGTGCCGATTCTGTAGTTGACCCAAACCTGCGGGTGATCGGTATGGAAGGCTTACGGGTAGCCGACGCGTCCATCATGCCAACAATGCCGTCCGGTAATACGCAGATTCCGACGATGATGATTGCGGAGAAGGCTGCCGACCTCATTCTCGGGCGCGGTAGTCAACATAGTGAATGA
- a CDS encoding ABC transporter ATP-binding protein encodes MHKALLEVSELHVRYGAIQALKGISLKVHHGEIVTLIGGNGAGKSTLMKSLSGLEPVTSGQIRFGGEDIGSMPGHRRVALGIAQSPEGRHVFADQTVRDNLLLGAFHRRDGTRAIEADVQQQFLTFPRLHERQFQMAGTLSGGEQQMLAIARALMAKPKLLLLDEPSLGLAPLIVKEIFEVIAALKVAGMTILLVEQMANQALKVADRAYVLETGHITLEGSGAELSRDPQVRAAYLGKH; translated from the coding sequence ATGCATAAGGCTCTTCTGGAGGTTAGCGAGCTTCATGTTCGCTACGGCGCGATCCAAGCGTTGAAAGGCATCTCCCTAAAGGTTCATCACGGCGAGATTGTCACGCTCATTGGCGGCAATGGCGCAGGCAAGAGCACGCTGATGAAGTCGCTCTCGGGTCTTGAGCCAGTAACTTCGGGCCAGATCCGTTTCGGGGGCGAGGACATTGGCAGCATGCCAGGGCATCGGCGCGTTGCATTGGGCATCGCACAGTCTCCCGAAGGACGACATGTCTTTGCAGACCAGACCGTGCGCGACAACCTGCTGTTGGGCGCATTCCATCGACGGGACGGTACTCGCGCCATTGAAGCGGATGTGCAACAGCAATTCCTGACCTTTCCTCGTCTGCACGAGCGCCAGTTCCAAATGGCGGGGACCTTGTCGGGTGGCGAACAGCAAATGCTGGCCATTGCTCGCGCCTTAATGGCCAAGCCAAAGCTCTTGCTCCTCGATGAGCCTTCGTTAGGTTTGGCGCCGCTCATCGTCAAGGAGATCTTCGAGGTCATCGCTGCCTTGAAAGTGGCCGGCATGACCATCTTGTTGGTTGAGCAAATGGCCAACCAGGCATTGAAGGTGGCTGACCGGGCCTACGTTCTTGAGACGGGTCATATCACGTTGGAAGGCTCAGGGGCCGAGCTCAGCCGTGACCCGCAGGTTCGCGCCGCCTATCTTGGAAAACATTAA
- a CDS encoding LysR substrate-binding domain-containing protein, producing MELRHLRYFVAVAHELHFTRAAERLGIGQPPLSQQIQQLEAEIGAPLFVRNRRGVALTEVGKAFLAQSELLLEGARHAIESARSIAKGEIGSLRVGFTVSASFHPFVPRLIRHYRERYPGVSVRLSEHHTNELVESTEKGALDLAFIRAPADCPAGVTIEPIQSEKMLVVLPVQHPLSRRKSLRLADLADDTFILYPRSAGHAVYDAVVQACEAVGFSPTLGQEAPQLTSIVTLVAAGMGVSVLPSTMAQLRAEGVTYVPIAGPAPESLLAAAFRTQNPTPALGYMLTLMRQDLATQK from the coding sequence ATGGAACTTCGACACCTACGTTACTTTGTCGCTGTCGCTCACGAACTGCATTTCACACGAGCGGCTGAGCGGCTCGGGATTGGCCAGCCGCCCTTGAGTCAGCAGATTCAGCAGTTGGAAGCCGAGATTGGGGCGCCACTGTTCGTGAGAAATCGGCGAGGCGTCGCGCTCACCGAAGTCGGCAAGGCATTCCTTGCGCAATCCGAGTTGTTGCTGGAGGGGGCACGACATGCCATTGAGTCGGCGCGTAGTATCGCCAAGGGGGAGATCGGTTCTTTGAGGGTGGGATTCACGGTGTCGGCAAGTTTTCACCCATTTGTTCCACGATTGATTCGACACTATCGCGAAAGATATCCTGGCGTGAGTGTTCGCTTGAGTGAGCACCATACCAATGAGCTTGTCGAGAGCACCGAGAAGGGCGCGCTAGATCTGGCTTTCATTCGCGCTCCGGCGGACTGTCCGGCTGGCGTGACGATCGAACCCATCCAATCGGAGAAGATGCTTGTCGTTTTGCCGGTACAGCACCCGTTGAGTCGTCGCAAGTCGTTGCGACTCGCGGATCTGGCCGACGACACGTTCATCCTGTATCCCAGAAGCGCCGGCCATGCAGTTTACGATGCAGTGGTGCAAGCATGTGAAGCGGTGGGGTTCAGTCCGACGCTGGGGCAGGAAGCGCCTCAGTTGACTTCGATCGTCACCTTGGTCGCCGCAGGGATGGGCGTGTCGGTGCTTCCCTCGACGATGGCCCAGCTCCGCGCGGAGGGCGTTACCTATGTACCGATTGCAGGACCAGCGCCTGAATCATTGCTCGCAGCCGCCTTCCGCACGCAAAATCCGACCCCGGCTCTCGGATACATGTTGACTCTTATGCGGCAGGACCTGGCAACACAGAAGTAG
- a CDS encoding branched-chain amino acid ABC transporter ATP-binding protein/permease encodes MLLNNRTHLVGVAFTALAISTIPLLTDNAFYLKILFLVGVNYIAAAGLNVLVGRTGQKSLGHAGLFAVGAYAVALLTTRAGWNPWIALAVSTGLAGVFGIVIALPSLRVKGPALAMVTIGFGVVVEKVVSEWQDVFAGQQGIYGVPSLSIQGNDFGPREWVWFTGALALCVHLMLRSLLRGKFGRAFSAVSTAEIAAESVGISVYRFKVLAFVISAVTCGLAGALTTQQNQFISSDFITFGLSVFFLLIVLFGGSSIYGPVLGAIVLTLLDAFLARWPVVQHFIYGFLLLFSLYAMKDGLAGAIRAIASRLLPAEDVEAVAKAGSAGWRPSIGENRASTTPGQPLLHARDVYKAYGGVVPTNNVHVTLTTGHVHSLIGPNGAGKTTLLNILSGVVRPDRGTVTLRGTDIADSPVNRICRLGLGRTFQNLKLFTDMSVLDNVKVGLHTRLGSSMADALLGLSAARQDEIAATAEAMEILQTLDLACVAHEKAGRLAYGLQRRVELARALATHPHLLLLDEPAAGLNPQETHELIDVIRKIRDLGITVLLIEHHMDLVMAISDHVIVLDHGVKIAEGTPAAVQNNPSVIAAYLGVEEAADSEAASNAEETKVQVSTDAHGTGGVHSISCATGVKHA; translated from the coding sequence ATGCTTCTTAACAATCGCACACATCTGGTGGGGGTTGCCTTCACCGCCTTAGCAATTTCCACGATTCCGCTTCTTACTGACAACGCGTTCTATCTCAAGATTCTGTTTCTCGTTGGGGTTAACTACATCGCGGCTGCAGGGTTAAACGTGCTCGTCGGCCGTACCGGCCAGAAATCACTGGGACATGCCGGACTCTTCGCGGTAGGCGCATATGCCGTCGCGCTGCTGACCACACGGGCTGGCTGGAACCCTTGGATAGCCTTGGCCGTCAGCACTGGACTGGCCGGCGTCTTCGGCATTGTGATCGCACTGCCATCGCTGCGGGTCAAGGGACCCGCCCTCGCGATGGTTACCATCGGATTCGGCGTTGTCGTCGAGAAAGTAGTGTCCGAGTGGCAGGATGTATTCGCTGGCCAGCAAGGGATCTACGGTGTCCCATCCCTGTCCATTCAAGGCAACGATTTCGGGCCACGGGAGTGGGTATGGTTCACCGGTGCGCTCGCGCTATGCGTCCACCTCATGCTTCGATCGCTGCTGCGCGGGAAATTCGGACGCGCCTTTAGCGCCGTCAGTACAGCAGAGATTGCCGCGGAAAGCGTGGGAATAAGCGTATACCGATTCAAGGTACTGGCCTTCGTCATTAGTGCTGTGACGTGTGGTCTCGCAGGCGCGCTTACGACACAACAGAACCAGTTCATCAGCTCCGACTTCATCACGTTCGGCCTGTCCGTATTCTTCCTGCTCATTGTTCTCTTTGGAGGAAGCTCGATCTATGGTCCGGTTCTTGGTGCCATCGTGCTCACGCTTTTGGATGCGTTCCTGGCGCGGTGGCCGGTCGTACAGCATTTCATCTACGGCTTTCTTCTGCTTTTTTCGCTCTACGCAATGAAGGACGGATTAGCGGGCGCCATCCGAGCCATCGCTTCGCGACTCCTCCCTGCCGAGGATGTAGAGGCTGTAGCCAAGGCGGGCTCGGCCGGCTGGCGTCCGTCGATCGGTGAGAATCGTGCGTCAACGACACCAGGTCAACCGCTTCTTCACGCTCGCGATGTCTACAAGGCTTACGGCGGCGTGGTTCCCACAAACAATGTCCACGTCACGCTGACAACTGGACACGTCCATTCGCTTATCGGCCCTAACGGCGCAGGCAAAACGACGCTTCTCAATATCCTTTCTGGTGTCGTGCGCCCAGACCGCGGCACCGTGACCCTGCGCGGAACCGATATCGCCGATTCGCCCGTCAATCGCATCTGCAGGCTGGGGCTTGGACGCACGTTCCAGAACCTCAAGCTGTTTACCGACATGTCCGTGCTCGACAATGTGAAGGTCGGCTTGCACACCCGTTTGGGCAGCAGCATGGCTGATGCGTTGCTAGGTCTTTCAGCCGCACGTCAGGATGAAATCGCCGCCACCGCAGAGGCAATGGAGATACTCCAGACACTGGACTTGGCTTGTGTGGCCCACGAGAAGGCAGGGCGGCTCGCATACGGGCTGCAGCGACGCGTCGAACTGGCTCGTGCCCTTGCCACACACCCGCATCTACTGCTTCTGGACGAACCCGCTGCCGGCTTGAATCCTCAGGAAACGCACGAACTGATTGACGTCATTCGCAAGATCCGAGACCTCGGAATCACGGTGCTCCTCATCGAGCATCATATGGATCTCGTGATGGCCATCTCCGACCACGTGATTGTTTTGGACCACGGCGTGAAGATAGCCGAGGGCACGCCCGCTGCCGTGCAGAACAACCCTTCCGTGATTGCCGCGTATCTTGGCGTGGAGGAAGCTGCGGACTCCGAAGCGGCGAGTAACGCCGAAGAAACCAAGGTTCAGGTCTCCACCGATGCTCACGGTACTGGTGGTGTGCATTCCATCTCATGTGCCACGGGGGTAAAGCATGCATAA
- a CDS encoding branched-chain amino acid ABC transporter permease — MIAILQAIFSGLTLGGVYALVAVGFNITHNTTKTFNFGQGEFLVAGAFVGVSTLLLLNGKSAVDMLSPTEVTSSLYITAMLATLAIVGLLGIALYYTAVRPFLGAGGLAWVMSTLGFGIIIQNTALAVWGPSATVVPSPLGSDVIRLGGAGVLPHEVFVLVFSIAILLGLDVLMRRTRIGKALRAVAQSRNAATLMGINVTAVVIMAFVVSSGLAGLAGLLVAPITTASVFMGLTLALKAFSAAILGGLDNPRGCMLGGFIIGLIEAMVGLWQAELREISVFLLIILVLVLRPQGLLGQRLVEKV; from the coding sequence ATGATTGCAATTCTGCAGGCCATCTTCAGCGGCCTGACGCTTGGCGGCGTCTATGCATTGGTGGCAGTGGGTTTCAATATCACCCATAACACCACAAAGACATTCAACTTTGGGCAAGGGGAATTCCTAGTTGCCGGTGCCTTCGTCGGCGTTTCGACGTTACTACTATTGAATGGAAAAAGCGCCGTCGACATGCTCTCGCCAACAGAGGTGACGTCGTCGCTCTACATCACGGCGATGCTGGCGACCTTGGCTATCGTAGGTCTTCTGGGTATCGCGCTCTATTACACCGCCGTCCGTCCGTTCCTAGGTGCAGGCGGCCTTGCTTGGGTGATGAGCACGCTGGGATTTGGCATCATCATCCAGAACACGGCCCTTGCAGTTTGGGGTCCCTCCGCCACCGTTGTGCCCTCCCCTCTGGGAAGCGACGTCATCCGTTTGGGAGGCGCAGGGGTCCTTCCACATGAAGTATTCGTGCTGGTCTTCAGCATAGCCATCCTGCTAGGGCTCGACGTCTTGATGCGACGCACACGCATCGGCAAAGCACTGCGGGCGGTGGCGCAAAGCCGCAACGCCGCAACGCTGATGGGCATTAATGTGACGGCCGTCGTCATCATGGCATTCGTGGTGAGCTCCGGACTTGCCGGCCTGGCCGGCCTGCTCGTTGCACCCATCACTACCGCATCTGTATTCATGGGCCTAACACTCGCGCTCAAAGCGTTCTCGGCGGCCATTCTGGGTGGCCTGGACAATCCACGCGGCTGCATGCTTGGCGGTTTTATCATCGGATTGATTGAGGCCATGGTGGGGCTGTGGCAAGCGGAGCTGCGCGAAATCAGCGTGTTCCTCCTGATCATACTCGTACTGGTTCTGCGTCCTCAGGGACTGCTCGGCCAGCGCCTGGTGGAGAAAGTCTGA
- a CDS encoding ABC transporter substrate-binding protein — MTNASKALRKAAVALSLLALGATGVLAQEIRIGYNADQSASGVAELGASGRWAFEAAIEDLNKNGGILGRKVVGVIRDDLGAPPKSIQNMTELIDNEKVQAVVGPANSGNALAWLHIPQQRKIPVIVPIATGSEITTRYAKEAQNYLFRVSMVDREQVSLLVAYAAKASKNKKIAILGDTTGYGQGGIKDTTEVLGLHGIKPVTIEKFGPKDTDITSQLNKIKDTGADTVIVYAIADGSAQVVRSMEKINYAPITLGTWGSLSSLFPRMTGTKLSEQMILAASTTEDSSPRAKALADRVRKNFPTLTTFPCAAQTYDSVMLIAAAMKAAGSTDGQKVAAALEQVSGVQGIIKTYDKPFSKTNHEGLSVADFYLARWKDGKTVVRYEDTVSKSITTADLKR; from the coding sequence ATGACTAATGCAAGCAAGGCCTTGCGCAAAGCGGCCGTCGCGCTATCACTCCTCGCGCTCGGCGCAACCGGTGTACTGGCCCAGGAGATTCGCATCGGGTACAACGCCGACCAATCCGCCAGTGGTGTTGCCGAGCTCGGCGCATCCGGTCGTTGGGCCTTCGAAGCAGCGATAGAGGACCTTAACAAGAATGGCGGCATCCTGGGCCGCAAGGTAGTGGGCGTCATTCGGGACGACTTGGGCGCGCCGCCGAAATCAATTCAGAACATGACCGAACTCATCGACAACGAGAAGGTGCAAGCCGTTGTCGGCCCGGCGAACTCTGGCAATGCGCTGGCTTGGTTGCACATCCCACAACAGCGAAAGATTCCTGTGATCGTGCCAATCGCCACGGGTAGCGAAATTACGACTCGCTATGCCAAGGAGGCACAGAACTACCTTTTCCGGGTCTCCATGGTCGACCGCGAACAAGTTTCGCTGTTGGTGGCCTACGCAGCGAAGGCCTCGAAGAACAAGAAGATTGCGATTCTGGGCGATACAACGGGCTACGGGCAAGGCGGCATCAAGGATACGACTGAGGTGCTTGGGTTGCATGGCATCAAGCCGGTCACGATCGAGAAGTTTGGTCCGAAAGATACCGACATTACCTCTCAACTGAACAAGATCAAGGACACAGGCGCCGATACAGTCATCGTCTACGCCATCGCCGACGGCTCAGCACAAGTCGTGCGCAGCATGGAGAAAATCAACTATGCACCCATTACCCTGGGAACTTGGGGCAGCTTGAGCTCCCTCTTCCCGCGCATGACCGGGACCAAGCTTTCCGAGCAAATGATTCTGGCTGCATCCACGACCGAAGACAGCAGTCCGCGAGCTAAGGCCTTGGCTGATCGCGTCCGGAAAAACTTTCCCACACTCACTACCTTTCCTTGCGCCGCCCAGACCTATGACTCGGTCATGCTGATTGCGGCAGCCATGAAAGCCGCGGGCTCCACCGATGGCCAGAAGGTTGCGGCTGCCTTGGAGCAGGTTAGTGGCGTCCAAGGCATCATCAAGACCTACGACAAGCCGTTCAGCAAAACCAATCATGAAGGTTTGAGCGTGGCCGACTTCTACCTGGCGCGATGGAAAGATGGCAAGACGGTAGTTCGTTATGAGGACACGGTCTCCAAGTCGATTACCACCGCGGACTTGAAGCGCTAA
- a CDS encoding aldehyde dehydrogenase family protein: protein MNQLFINGNWTPAESGQSLDVIDPATGEVFATIARGAGVDVDRAVIAAQGALQGDWSRMTATERGRILSRIGELVLANIDELAQLESRDTGKPISTARNDIQVLARYFEFYGGAADKVHGEVIPFLHGYQALMSREPLGVTAHIIPWNYPAQMVGRSVAPALAMGNAAVLKPSEDACLTPLRIAALAAEAGLPAGAMNVVTGLGEEAGAALAAHPGIAFVTFTGSNEVGTLVQAAAARNHVKVALELGGKSPQVVFDDADLDRALPIIIKAIAQNAGQTCAAGSRLLLQDGIYEKFVAKVADAFGGIRVGLPANDRDCGPLINLSQLERVKGYIERAKRDGIPVLAEGRLDANLPEGGYYVTPVLFGPVAADNALANEEVFGPVLSVQRFSDEAEAIALANGTPYGLVAAVWTENGARQVRVAKAIRAGQVFVNCYGAGGGVELPFGGVKGSGHGREKGLLALEEMSSPKTIVQYHA, encoded by the coding sequence ATGAACCAGCTATTCATCAACGGCAATTGGACTCCTGCAGAATCTGGCCAGAGCCTGGATGTGATTGATCCCGCCACGGGCGAAGTCTTTGCCACGATCGCCCGTGGAGCGGGCGTCGATGTAGATCGTGCAGTGATCGCAGCCCAGGGCGCACTGCAGGGGGACTGGAGTCGCATGACGGCCACCGAACGCGGGCGCATTCTGTCCCGCATTGGGGAATTGGTTCTCGCGAACATCGACGAGCTGGCTCAACTCGAATCGCGCGACACCGGCAAGCCGATTTCAACGGCTAGGAACGATATCCAGGTTCTCGCGAGATACTTTGAGTTCTATGGTGGCGCTGCGGACAAGGTTCACGGCGAAGTGATCCCATTCCTTCATGGATATCAGGCCTTGATGTCACGTGAGCCGCTTGGCGTCACGGCCCATATTATTCCGTGGAACTACCCGGCCCAGATGGTGGGTCGCTCAGTTGCGCCGGCCCTGGCCATGGGGAATGCCGCGGTACTGAAACCATCCGAGGATGCCTGCCTGACTCCCCTACGGATTGCCGCCCTGGCGGCGGAGGCCGGCCTCCCCGCAGGAGCGATGAACGTCGTCACGGGACTTGGCGAGGAAGCCGGGGCCGCGCTGGCCGCTCACCCCGGGATTGCTTTCGTGACGTTTACGGGCTCCAACGAAGTTGGCACCCTGGTCCAGGCTGCGGCTGCCCGCAACCACGTGAAGGTGGCGCTGGAACTAGGCGGAAAATCCCCGCAGGTAGTCTTCGATGACGCCGACCTCGACCGTGCCCTTCCCATCATCATCAAGGCGATTGCACAGAACGCCGGACAAACTTGCGCCGCAGGCAGCCGGTTGCTGCTGCAGGATGGCATCTATGAGAAGTTCGTGGCGAAAGTCGCCGACGCGTTCGGCGGCATCCGCGTGGGCCTTCCTGCAAACGACCGGGATTGCGGGCCTTTGATCAATCTTTCGCAGCTTGAACGTGTCAAAGGCTATATCGAACGTGCGAAGCGCGACGGCATCCCGGTGCTGGCGGAGGGACGCCTGGATGCGAATCTGCCTGAAGGCGGCTATTACGTGACGCCTGTTCTGTTTGGCCCTGTTGCTGCAGACAATGCGTTGGCGAACGAAGAGGTATTCGGTCCGGTCCTGTCGGTGCAACGCTTCAGTGATGAAGCGGAAGCCATCGCGCTCGCCAACGGAACGCCCTATGGCCTCGTCGCAGCAGTATGGACCGAGAACGGTGCTCGGCAAGTCCGCGTTGCAAAAGCCATCCGGGCCGGCCAGGTGTTCGTCAATTGCTACGGCGCAGGAGGCGGAGTCGAACTTCCCTTCGGCGGCGTGAAGGGGAGCGGACATGGTCGCGAAAAGGGCTTGCTTGCGCTGGAAGAGATGAGCAGTCCCAAGACTATCGTCCAGTACCACGCATAG
- a CDS encoding GMC family oxidoreductase — MDRITFDYVIVGAGAAGSILANRLSEDGKHSVCLLEAGGKDWHPFLHIPAGFIKVLFNPSYTWQFSSEPTDWTNGRRVPLPQGRTLGGSTSINGLVYNRGQRQDFEEWAASGNEGWSYAEVLPYFKRNERRLGAADPTFRSADGVVPVSDIAWKHPICEQFIAGAQGLGMPLNPDYNGETQAGVGYYQRTIRGRWRMSTARTYLAPARKRHNLSILTTARATKVLFDGKQAVGVRYVRGAGSGEQEVSARREVIICSGAINTPKLLQLSGVGPADFLRSMGVQVVHDLPGVGENLTDHYSVRLVASARNIVTMNELARAPRLWGQIANWLFDRPNILSLSPSLVHWFWSSRSGQSRPDLQGVFSPASYREGYVGMLDTFPGMTCGVWQHRPYSKGSVRIVSRNFRDLPHVQPNYLADERDRATLVGGMKIARRLLETPELSQYVNTETLPGKHVQRDDELLDFARRFGVSSYHVNGTAKMGLAGERLAVVDSELRVHGLRNLRIVDASVMPQMPSANTCAATMMIAEKASDMILGRAPLTPETKFIDMGLASGKPFLEVAPDAA; from the coding sequence ATGGACCGGATTACTTTCGACTACGTCATTGTTGGTGCCGGCGCTGCCGGGTCGATTCTGGCGAATCGCCTGAGCGAGGATGGCAAGCACTCAGTGTGTCTGCTCGAAGCTGGGGGCAAAGACTGGCATCCATTTCTGCATATACCCGCCGGCTTCATCAAGGTATTGTTTAATCCTTCATACACCTGGCAATTCAGTTCCGAGCCGACGGACTGGACAAACGGCCGCCGCGTACCACTCCCGCAGGGCCGCACCCTTGGCGGCTCGACTTCCATCAATGGCCTTGTCTACAACCGCGGCCAGCGGCAGGATTTTGAAGAATGGGCAGCATCGGGGAACGAAGGCTGGAGCTATGCGGAAGTGCTGCCGTATTTCAAGCGCAATGAACGTCGGCTCGGCGCGGCAGATCCGACGTTCCGTAGTGCAGACGGCGTAGTCCCTGTCTCAGACATTGCGTGGAAGCATCCGATATGCGAACAGTTCATCGCTGGTGCGCAGGGTCTGGGGATGCCGCTGAACCCCGACTACAACGGCGAAACGCAGGCAGGTGTTGGCTACTACCAGCGCACGATTCGCGGTCGTTGGCGCATGAGCACCGCGCGAACCTACTTGGCCCCGGCCCGCAAGCGCCACAACTTGTCGATTCTCACAACGGCGCGCGCCACAAAGGTGCTTTTCGATGGGAAACAAGCGGTGGGCGTGCGATATGTACGGGGTGCCGGCTCCGGCGAGCAGGAGGTATCGGCACGTCGTGAAGTCATCATCTGCTCGGGTGCCATCAACACACCAAAACTGTTGCAACTCTCCGGCGTTGGCCCCGCCGATTTTCTCAGGTCTATGGGCGTGCAAGTTGTCCACGACCTTCCAGGCGTGGGTGAGAATCTGACAGACCACTACTCCGTTCGCCTCGTGGCCTCGGCACGAAATATTGTGACAATGAACGAGCTTGCACGCGCGCCACGGCTCTGGGGCCAGATTGCGAACTGGCTGTTCGACCGACCAAATATCCTATCATTGAGCCCTTCGCTTGTGCACTGGTTCTGGAGTTCGCGGTCAGGTCAGTCCCGTCCCGACCTGCAAGGTGTCTTTTCGCCTGCGAGCTATCGCGAAGGCTACGTTGGGATGCTGGATACCTTCCCCGGCATGACATGTGGCGTATGGCAGCATCGCCCGTACAGCAAAGGAAGCGTCCGCATTGTTTCGCGCAATTTCCGGGACCTTCCGCACGTCCAGCCGAATTACTTGGCAGATGAACGCGATCGCGCCACCCTCGTCGGCGGCATGAAAATCGCTCGACGACTCCTTGAGACGCCGGAACTCTCCCAGTACGTCAATACCGAGACACTCCCCGGTAAGCATGTCCAACGCGATGACGAGCTTCTGGATTTCGCCAGACGCTTTGGCGTGTCTTCCTATCACGTCAACGGGACCGCGAAAATGGGACTCGCCGGTGAGCGACTTGCGGTGGTCGACAGCGAACTGCGCGTTCACGGCCTGCGGAATCTGCGCATTGTTGATGCCTCCGTCATGCCGCAGATGCCATCGGCGAACACGTGCGCAGCCACAATGATGATTGCCGAGAAGGCTTCCGACATGATTCTCGGCCGTGCCCCGCTGACGCCGGAGACGAAATTCATCGATATGGGCTTGGCATCCGGTAAGCCATTCCTAGAGGTTGCCCCGGATGCAGCCTAG